A region from the Polaribacter sp. Hel1_33_78 genome encodes:
- a CDS encoding sulfatase, giving the protein MKKYSIILVLLMSFFSCKTVKKETISQKPNILFIMTDDHALAAISAYKGFLAEVAPTPNIDRIANDGMRFNNMFCTNSICGPSRASILTGKYAHVNGFFKNEGGGDFNGAQQTFPKLLQKAGYETAVIGKWHLGTAPTGFDYYKVLFNKEGQGSYFDPVFEMANDSIVEEKGKFSTTVIKDDAINWLKNRKDDTKPFMLMYQFKAPHRPWDPGPGYENYLSDVTLPYPETFNDDYKGRKAAKDSWMRIDGHMNRKDVKIKPPSGLTEEELIAWNKYGNNDGEFWTPNPKMTDQERKNWKYQRYVKDYLRVVKGVDDAIGEMLNHLEVSGLAENTIIVYTSDQGFYLGEHGWFDKRFMYEESMHMPLLIKYPKKIKAGSVNNDLILNVDYAPTLLSLAGVETPNDMQGKSFVPVLENTTTAPFRDAVYYHYYEYPYWHNVQPHYGIRTDRYKLIHYYYDMDEWELFDLEKDPNETNNIYDTKENSALIATLKTRLASLKKENKMDLSDEELKEMTDIRIKRRYRVEPAN; this is encoded by the coding sequence ATGAAAAAATATAGTATAATATTAGTTTTATTGATGTCTTTTTTTAGCTGTAAAACAGTGAAAAAAGAAACCATTTCTCAAAAGCCAAACATTCTTTTTATAATGACGGATGACCACGCGTTGGCTGCCATTAGTGCTTACAAAGGGTTTTTAGCAGAAGTGGCGCCCACTCCAAATATTGATAGAATAGCAAATGATGGTATGCGTTTTAATAATATGTTTTGTACCAATTCTATTTGCGGGCCTTCAAGAGCATCGATCTTAACAGGGAAATATGCGCACGTCAATGGATTTTTTAAAAATGAAGGTGGTGGCGATTTTAATGGCGCACAACAAACGTTTCCAAAGCTATTGCAAAAAGCGGGTTATGAAACTGCTGTAATTGGCAAATGGCATTTAGGAACCGCACCAACGGGTTTCGATTACTATAAAGTACTGTTTAATAAAGAAGGACAAGGTTCTTATTTTGATCCTGTTTTTGAAATGGCAAATGATAGTATTGTTGAGGAGAAAGGAAAATTTTCTACAACCGTTATTAAAGACGATGCTATTAATTGGTTGAAAAACAGAAAAGACGATACAAAACCTTTTATGTTGATGTATCAATTTAAAGCACCACACAGACCTTGGGATCCAGGACCTGGTTATGAAAATTATTTAAGTGATGTTACTTTGCCTTATCCTGAAACTTTTAATGATGATTATAAAGGCAGAAAAGCCGCTAAAGATTCTTGGATGCGAATTGATGGGCATATGAATAGAAAGGATGTGAAAATTAAACCACCATCAGGATTAACGGAGGAAGAATTAATTGCTTGGAACAAATACGGAAATAACGATGGAGAATTCTGGACTCCTAATCCAAAAATGACAGATCAAGAACGTAAAAACTGGAAATACCAGCGTTATGTAAAAGATTATTTACGGGTTGTAAAAGGCGTTGATGATGCAATTGGTGAGATGTTAAATCATTTAGAAGTAAGTGGTTTAGCAGAAAACACAATCATTGTATATACTTCAGATCAAGGGTTTTATTTAGGTGAACACGGATGGTTTGACAAGCGTTTTATGTACGAAGAATCAATGCACATGCCTTTATTGATAAAATATCCTAAAAAAATAAAAGCAGGAAGTGTCAACAACGATTTAATTTTAAATGTTGATTATGCGCCTACCCTGTTAAGTTTAGCGGGCGTCGAAACTCCAAATGATATGCAAGGAAAAAGCTTTGTCCCTGTGTTAGAAAACACCACAACGGCCCCTTTTAGAGACGCAGTGTATTACCATTATTACGAGTATCCTTATTGGCATAATGTGCAGCCGCATTATGGCATTAGAACAGACAGGTATAAATTAATACATTACTATTATGATATGGATGAATGGGAATTATTCGATTTAGAAAAAGATCCTAATGAGACCAATAACATCTACGACACTAAAGAAAACAGTGCGTTGATTGCAACTTTAAAAACCCGATTAGCATCGCTTAAAAAAGAAAATAAAATGGATTTGTCTGATGAAGAATTAAAAGAAATGACAGACATCAGAATTAAAAGACGTTACAGAGTTGAGCCAGCAAATTAA
- a CDS encoding glycoside hydrolase family 3 C-terminal domain-containing protein — protein MKIISNKLTVYIVFSFFILQINSIKAQEKLPYQNSKLKIEERINDLLPRMTLEEKVNYVTGGVLSNNQESINGIERLSIPDFVIAHGPFGMKMRRRNRNGGITLDAGTYFPVSIAMAATWDVDKVKEITSTIGKEMNAVGAMSNAGPAMNIIRDPRTGRSFEYFTEDPFLNGQIAAAYTKGIQSEKIAAILKHYIVNNQELNRHKVDVQVSERALREIYFPGFETAIKDADAKVIMGAYNKVNGVHSCENDFTLNQVLRKEWGFSGFVLSDWSGTQSTVASANNGLDVEMPRPRWYGDKLLKAVNDNKVSEDVLNTMVENVLRVVFWSGAFDQGPMYDKNIVRSKSHLEMARTASSDAMVLLKNENNTLPFNLNDIKNIAVIGPNGNYGEHFNNDKYDIGLFQGGGSARIASKQGSIITPFLGIKNNVGKDVKVSYEPGCYAESGYGLIPTKYLSVDNKEGIESSYYNNVGFKGAPFKKEVNKKLAYNWGRRLEIPEAGTAKNNDKYKFSVAFRSTLKVPATRGYSFEVRNEAGSAKIFIDGKLIAENKKGSRIDWNNTGKIKLEKGKEYELEVKYASFGGRISNLRIGWDYENIQYLEKAKIAAKNADAVVLTVGLSAKVGETEAGDRRTLALPEAQKNLINEISKINKNLAVVLVAGSAVTMNSWLDNVPAILDVWYPGEQGGNAIFDVIFGKVNPSGKLPITFPKSYSQYPDNFYSYDSKIEYKEDIYVGYRYFDKYKKEVLFPFGHGLSYTDFKYSKLKVSTKKNITNVCVKIENIGNSDGADVIQLYVRDLKSSVDRPIKELKAFKKIHLKKGEKKTIEFKLTERAFAFWNSVSKDWKLEPGEFEILIGKSSRDIILKKIINVKR, from the coding sequence ATGAAAATAATTAGTAATAAACTTACAGTATACATTGTGTTTTCTTTTTTTATACTACAAATTAATTCCATAAAAGCACAAGAAAAATTACCGTATCAAAATTCAAAGTTAAAAATAGAAGAACGAATTAATGATTTGTTGCCTAGAATGACTTTAGAAGAAAAAGTTAATTATGTCACAGGAGGTGTTTTAAGCAATAATCAAGAATCTATTAATGGCATTGAAAGATTATCAATTCCTGATTTTGTAATTGCACACGGTCCTTTTGGTATGAAAATGAGGAGAAGAAATAGAAATGGAGGCATCACTTTAGATGCAGGCACTTATTTCCCTGTTTCTATTGCGATGGCTGCAACTTGGGATGTAGATAAAGTAAAGGAAATCACTTCTACTATTGGTAAAGAAATGAATGCTGTAGGCGCAATGTCTAATGCAGGACCTGCAATGAATATTATTAGAGACCCAAGAACAGGTAGAAGTTTTGAGTATTTTACAGAAGATCCATTTTTAAACGGACAAATAGCAGCGGCTTACACAAAAGGAATTCAAAGCGAAAAAATTGCAGCAATACTGAAACACTATATCGTTAACAATCAAGAATTAAATAGACACAAAGTAGATGTTCAGGTTAGTGAAAGAGCGTTAAGAGAAATTTATTTTCCAGGTTTTGAAACTGCCATAAAAGATGCTGATGCCAAAGTTATTATGGGCGCTTATAATAAAGTAAATGGCGTGCATAGTTGCGAAAACGATTTTACTTTAAATCAAGTTTTAAGAAAAGAATGGGGTTTTAGTGGTTTTGTACTTTCAGATTGGTCTGGAACACAATCTACTGTTGCTTCTGCAAATAATGGTTTAGATGTAGAAATGCCAAGACCTAGATGGTATGGAGATAAATTATTAAAAGCTGTAAACGATAATAAAGTAAGCGAAGATGTGCTTAACACAATGGTTGAAAATGTGTTGCGCGTTGTTTTTTGGAGTGGTGCTTTTGACCAAGGCCCAATGTATGATAAAAATATTGTGCGTTCTAAATCACATTTAGAAATGGCAAGAACAGCTTCTTCTGATGCTATGGTTTTACTTAAAAACGAAAATAATACACTGCCTTTTAATCTTAATGATATTAAAAATATTGCTGTAATTGGCCCAAATGGAAATTATGGTGAGCATTTTAATAATGATAAATATGATATTGGTTTATTTCAAGGAGGTGGAAGTGCAAGAATAGCATCAAAACAAGGAAGTATAATTACTCCATTTTTAGGGATTAAAAATAATGTAGGTAAAGATGTTAAAGTTAGCTATGAACCCGGTTGTTACGCGGAATCTGGTTATGGTTTAATACCAACCAAATATCTTTCAGTAGATAATAAAGAAGGTATTGAGTCTTCATATTATAATAATGTTGGTTTTAAAGGTGCGCCTTTTAAAAAAGAAGTAAACAAAAAATTAGCTTATAATTGGGGAAGAAGATTAGAAATTCCTGAAGCTGGTACTGCTAAGAATAATGATAAATATAAGTTTTCTGTAGCATTTAGATCAACATTAAAAGTACCAGCTACAAGAGGTTATTCTTTTGAAGTTAGAAATGAAGCTGGTAGCGCAAAGATTTTTATTGATGGAAAATTGATTGCAGAAAATAAAAAAGGAAGCAGAATTGATTGGAATAATACAGGTAAAATTAAATTAGAAAAAGGAAAAGAATATGAACTAGAAGTAAAGTACGCTAGTTTTGGTGGCCGTATTTCAAATTTAAGAATTGGTTGGGATTATGAAAATATTCAATACCTAGAAAAAGCAAAAATAGCAGCCAAAAATGCTGATGCTGTTGTTTTAACAGTTGGGTTAAGTGCTAAAGTTGGCGAAACAGAAGCTGGAGATAGAAGAACATTAGCCTTGCCAGAAGCCCAAAAAAATTTAATCAACGAAATATCAAAAATAAACAAAAATCTTGCTGTAGTTTTAGTTGCAGGAAGCGCTGTAACTATGAATAGTTGGTTAGATAATGTGCCTGCTATTTTAGATGTTTGGTATCCAGGAGAACAAGGTGGAAACGCTATTTTTGATGTTATTTTTGGCAAAGTAAATCCTTCTGGAAAACTGCCAATAACATTCCCGAAATCGTATAGCCAATACCCTGATAATTTTTATTCTTATGATAGTAAAATAGAATATAAAGAAGATATTTATGTAGGTTATAGATATTTTGATAAATATAAAAAAGAGGTTTTATTTCCTTTCGGACACGGTTTAAGTTATACAGATTTTAAATATTCAAAATTAAAAGTTAGTACCAAAAAGAACATAACCAACGTCTGTGTAAAAATAGAAAATATTGGAAACTCTGATGGTGCAGATGTTATTCAACTTTATGTTAGAGATTTAAAATCTTCAGTGGATAGACCTATAAAAGAATTAAAAGCTTTTAAGAAAATACATCTTAAAAAAGGAGAGAAAAAGACAATAGAATTTAAACTTACAGAAAGAGCTTTTGCTTTTTGGAATAGCGTTTCTAAAGATTGGAAATTAGAGCCTGGAGAATTTGAAATATTAATTGGTAAGTCTAGCAGAGATATTATTTTAAAGAAAATAATTAATGTTAAGAGATAA
- a CDS encoding GH92 family glycosyl hydrolase — translation MKKSMYASLLILLIVFNHLTAYSQNKLTDKVNVFIGTGGHGHTFPHAMVPFGAVAVGPDWETQGWDAAGGYHYDAKNILGFSQVHLSGTGLIEGGDLLLMPTVGKIKVDPGTHENPDAGYRSRFSHTDEKATPGYYQVRLLDDNINAEMTATERVGFHKYTFPKSDKSHVLLDLVHHIKGGGSGVKQAYIQIKDTQTVTGYRVTSSVWAANRQLYFAIKFSKPFISNVIYDPRGLVFNKKKKFLWDMVDYSAPKIKTFFNFKTEENEEIMVKIAISSVSMKNALENLETEIPHWNFTKIKKEASQKWEQQLHKIVVKATPDIEAKFYAALYHNNIHPTINHDVNGEYRGMDQEVHKTKDFTHYTMFSLWDTFRAAHPLFTIIHPERTKDIVSTMLNFQKENPRKMLPMWSMYQNENTCMIGLHALPVIADAYSKGLIKEDAKDLLKSMVISANQPGIDSTAHRNIYPSYYGQQHYLKKGYHPNDLVRTGVSVTLEHAYDDWAVALFSDKLGDKKTTDTFLKRAQSFNNVWDANSKFFRAKLNNEKFIEPFNPRAYHREDFHDRDYTEGNAWQYLWFVPHDVYGLADLLGGKKAMSKKLDKLFTLPEQDSKVGDVSGFIGDYAHGNEPCHHVAYLYNYVGQSHKTQKLIHQIDKEFYKAAPDGYIGNEDAGQMSAWYVFSALGFYPVNPAGGIYVFGSPLVEEATLNLENGKIFSVRVKNYGDKNIYIKSVQLNGQPYNEVWVKHEDIVRGGILEFTMCAKPTKWGKKSKPVPYANGKVN, via the coding sequence ATGAAAAAAAGTATGTATGCAAGTTTGCTAATTCTTTTGATTGTTTTCAATCATCTAACAGCATATTCACAAAATAAATTAACCGATAAAGTAAATGTATTTATTGGTACAGGCGGTCACGGACATACTTTTCCACATGCAATGGTTCCTTTTGGTGCAGTTGCCGTAGGTCCAGATTGGGAAACCCAAGGGTGGGATGCTGCCGGTGGTTATCATTATGATGCAAAAAATATTTTAGGTTTTAGTCAAGTACATTTAAGTGGTACAGGCTTAATAGAAGGTGGTGATTTACTCCTAATGCCAACAGTAGGAAAGATAAAAGTAGACCCAGGAACTCATGAAAACCCCGATGCTGGTTATCGTTCACGCTTTTCTCATACGGATGAAAAAGCAACTCCTGGTTATTATCAAGTTCGTTTGTTAGATGATAATATCAACGCAGAAATGACAGCTACAGAACGTGTAGGTTTTCATAAATACACCTTTCCGAAATCTGACAAATCACATGTTTTATTAGATTTGGTGCACCATATAAAAGGCGGAGGAAGTGGCGTAAAACAGGCTTATATTCAAATTAAAGATACGCAAACGGTTACTGGTTATAGAGTAACAAGTTCAGTTTGGGCAGCAAATAGACAATTGTATTTTGCTATCAAATTTTCAAAACCATTTATATCTAATGTAATATATGATCCTAGAGGATTGGTTTTTAATAAAAAGAAAAAATTCCTTTGGGATATGGTAGATTATTCTGCTCCAAAAATTAAAACATTTTTCAATTTTAAGACTGAAGAGAATGAAGAAATAATGGTAAAAATTGCAATTTCTTCTGTATCAATGAAAAATGCTTTAGAGAATTTAGAAACTGAAATTCCTCATTGGAATTTTACCAAAATTAAAAAAGAAGCTAGTCAAAAATGGGAGCAACAACTCCATAAAATAGTGGTAAAAGCAACGCCAGATATAGAAGCTAAATTTTATGCTGCTTTGTATCATAATAACATACATCCTACTATAAACCATGATGTAAATGGAGAATATAGGGGTATGGATCAAGAGGTTCATAAAACCAAAGATTTTACACATTACACCATGTTTTCTTTGTGGGATACTTTTAGAGCAGCACACCCACTTTTTACAATTATTCATCCAGAAAGAACAAAAGACATTGTGAGTACAATGCTTAATTTTCAAAAAGAAAATCCACGTAAAATGTTGCCTATGTGGTCTATGTATCAAAACGAAAATACGTGTATGATTGGCTTACATGCATTACCTGTTATTGCTGATGCCTATTCTAAAGGATTGATAAAAGAGGATGCAAAAGATTTACTAAAATCAATGGTAATAAGCGCCAATCAACCCGGAATAGATAGTACAGCACACAGAAATATTTATCCATCTTATTATGGACAACAACACTATCTTAAAAAAGGATACCATCCAAATGATTTGGTAAGAACAGGCGTTTCTGTAACATTAGAACACGCTTATGATGATTGGGCTGTAGCTTTATTTTCTGATAAATTAGGTGATAAAAAAACCACAGATACTTTTTTGAAAAGAGCACAATCCTTTAACAATGTTTGGGATGCTAATTCTAAATTTTTTCGGGCAAAACTCAATAATGAAAAATTTATAGAACCTTTTAATCCAAGAGCGTATCACAGAGAAGATTTTCATGATAGAGATTATACAGAAGGAAATGCGTGGCAATATTTATGGTTTGTGCCCCACGATGTATACGGTTTAGCAGATTTATTAGGAGGCAAAAAAGCGATGAGTAAAAAGTTAGACAAACTTTTTACTTTACCAGAACAAGATTCTAAAGTTGGTGATGTTTCTGGTTTTATTGGCGATTATGCTCACGGAAATGAACCTTGTCATCACGTAGCGTATTTGTATAATTATGTTGGACAATCTCATAAAACACAAAAACTAATTCATCAAATAGATAAAGAGTTTTATAAAGCTGCACCAGATGGATATATTGGTAATGAAGATGCTGGCCAAATGTCTGCTTGGTATGTGTTTAGTGCTTTAGGCTTTTATCCTGTAAATCCTGCTGGTGGAATTTATGTATTTGGTTCTCCTCTGGTTGAAGAAGCAACTTTAAATTTAGAAAATGGCAAAATATTTAGTGTAAGAGTAAAAAATTATGGAGATAAAAATATCTATATTAAATCTGTACAGTTAAATGGACAACCATATAACGAGGTATGGGTTAAACATGAAGATATTGTTAGAGGTGGGATATTAGAATTTACAATGTGTGCTAAACCTACAAAATGGGGTAAAAAATCAAAACCTGTGCCTTATGCAAACGGTAAAGTAAATTAA
- a CDS encoding NUDIX hydrolase, translating to MIFKKLNISILNKILFSFFLVILNSYYLPAQKNNFSYFKLCVTNKKNEVLLVKYNGIWELAGKKYVDPRTISEFTGFMADELGIKFKDLRLRGLFTFYYNKGTYPILFNYYSAKYKSGKLKIPPGCTDIAWFPIKRAIKIIPFETMKAILTKMYQKKRYVWGASIRIFKKPNSLVNTIKMEEDFYPLSK from the coding sequence ATGATTTTCAAAAAACTTAATATTAGTATTTTAAACAAAATATTGTTTTCATTTTTTCTTGTTATTTTAAACTCTTATTACCTCCCTGCCCAAAAAAATAATTTTTCGTACTTTAAGTTATGTGTAACCAATAAAAAAAATGAAGTTTTATTAGTAAAGTACAATGGCATTTGGGAGTTAGCTGGAAAAAAATATGTTGATCCTAGAACTATTTCTGAATTTACAGGTTTTATGGCAGATGAATTGGGTATAAAGTTCAAAGATTTACGTTTACGTGGTTTATTTACTTTTTATTATAATAAAGGTACATACCCAATATTATTTAATTATTACAGTGCAAAATACAAATCAGGTAAATTAAAAATTCCCCCAGGATGTACAGATATAGCTTGGTTTCCAATAAAAAGAGCTATTAAAATTATCCCTTTTGAAACGATGAAAGCTATTTTAACAAAAATGTATCAGAAAAAAAGATATGTTTGGGGTGCTTCCATCAGAATTTTTAAAAAACCAAATTCACTTGTAAATACGATAAAAATGGAGGAAGATTTTTATCCGCTTTCTAAATAA
- a CDS encoding glycoside hydrolase family 3 protein, protein MLRDKEMRMLTKIMMVIFLFIITNSIKAQEKLPYQNSELKIEERINDLLPRMTLEEKVELVTGDKIPAKGVIGSEGIKRLNIPGFKIEHGPYAFKGWFGPNEAKEMGTYFPVSIAQASTWDRPLIQEINAAMASEMKASGGQANAGPAMNIIRDPRGGRSFEYFTEDPFLNGEVAKAYTLGLQSQKVMANLKHYVCNNQEFNRHKLNIIVNERTLREIYLPGFKKAIQEGGAWSVMGAYNKVNDIYSCENPFLLNKILREDWGFKGFVLSDWSGTHSTANSANAGLDMEMPRERWYGKKLIKAIKNGEVTEQTINKMTGNLLRGMFWSGAFDTKPSLDKSILHNKKHLKIAREASAKSMVLLKNDAQVLPFNADKIKKIAVIGPNGNYGIHYNNGQYNPHLLQGGGSAFVEVKEHLMITPFQGIKNNVEKDVKVTYSPGSYAESGCGIIPVKYIKTPNGKPGLLATYFNNNSKNRKEVKREIDLVVSKVWTKELDIPEAGNEKDDLSRFSAQWSGILTAPATRNYTFSVRNSAGSAKLFINDKLIASNKNGNWLDWNGMGSIELEAGNQYKIRAEYAKIGPRADFRLGWDFENVAWLEQAKKIANEADAVILTVGLSGHMGEREAGDRNHLRLFPAQENLINEIAKINKNTVVTIIAGGAIDMRNWLPNVSSVLMAWYPGEQGGNGLADVLFGKVNPSAKLTITFPKSLEQYPKDFHSRGDRNEYKEGLYVGYRYFDKFKKETLFPFGHGLSYTNFKYSKLKVGKKKSSTKVSVNIENTGLFDGADVVQLYVRDIESSVDRPLKELKEFKKTYLKKGEKKTIEFNLTKSAFAFWDSVSKDWKLESGEFEILIGKSSENIALKKVIKL, encoded by the coding sequence ATGTTAAGAGATAAAGAGATGCGTATGTTAACAAAAATAATGATGGTTATTTTTTTATTCATCATAACTAATTCCATAAAAGCACAAGAAAAATTACCGTATCAAAATTCAGAGTTAAAAATAGAAGAACGAATTAACGATTTGTTGCCTAGAATGACTTTAGAAGAAAAAGTTGAATTAGTAACAGGAGATAAAATTCCTGCAAAAGGTGTTATTGGCTCAGAAGGGATAAAGCGTTTAAACATTCCTGGGTTTAAAATAGAACATGGTCCTTATGCTTTTAAAGGTTGGTTTGGACCAAATGAAGCTAAAGAAATGGGAACGTATTTTCCTGTTTCCATTGCACAAGCGAGTACTTGGGATAGACCTTTAATACAAGAAATAAACGCTGCAATGGCATCAGAAATGAAAGCTTCTGGCGGACAAGCAAATGCAGGGCCAGCAATGAATATTATAAGAGATCCAAGAGGAGGCAGGAGTTTCGAATATTTTACAGAAGATCCTTTTTTAAACGGAGAAGTTGCCAAAGCGTACACTTTAGGTTTACAAAGCCAAAAAGTAATGGCAAATTTGAAACATTATGTTTGTAATAATCAAGAATTTAATAGACACAAACTAAATATTATTGTAAACGAGCGCACTTTGCGTGAAATATATTTACCAGGGTTTAAAAAAGCAATACAAGAAGGTGGTGCTTGGAGTGTTATGGGTGCATACAATAAGGTAAATGATATTTACAGTTGCGAAAACCCTTTTTTATTAAATAAAATATTACGAGAAGATTGGGGTTTTAAAGGGTTTGTTTTATCCGATTGGTCTGGTACACATTCTACAGCTAATTCTGCAAATGCAGGCTTAGATATGGAAATGCCAAGAGAACGCTGGTATGGTAAAAAGTTAATAAAAGCTATAAAAAATGGAGAAGTAACAGAACAAACTATTAATAAAATGACGGGTAATTTGTTAAGAGGTATGTTTTGGTCCGGTGCTTTTGATACAAAACCATCTTTAGATAAATCCATCTTACACAATAAAAAACATTTAAAAATAGCCAGAGAAGCATCAGCAAAAAGTATGGTTTTATTAAAAAATGATGCTCAGGTACTACCATTTAATGCTGATAAAATTAAAAAAATAGCAGTAATTGGTCCTAATGGTAATTATGGTATTCATTATAACAATGGCCAATATAATCCGCATTTATTACAGGGTGGAGGAAGTGCTTTTGTAGAAGTTAAAGAGCATTTAATGATAACGCCTTTTCAAGGAATTAAAAACAACGTAGAAAAAGATGTTAAGGTCACTTATTCTCCAGGAAGTTATGCAGAATCTGGTTGTGGAATTATACCTGTTAAGTATATTAAAACACCAAATGGTAAACCTGGGTTATTAGCAACCTACTTTAATAATAATTCTAAAAACCGTAAAGAAGTTAAAAGAGAAATTGATTTGGTTGTATCTAAAGTTTGGACCAAAGAATTAGATATCCCAGAAGCTGGAAATGAAAAAGATGATTTATCTAGATTCTCTGCACAATGGTCTGGGATTTTAACAGCTCCAGCAACTAGAAATTATACTTTTAGTGTTAGAAACTCTGCTGGTAGTGCAAAACTATTTATAAATGATAAATTAATTGCTTCCAATAAAAACGGAAATTGGTTAGATTGGAATGGTATGGGTTCTATTGAATTAGAAGCTGGAAATCAATACAAAATTAGAGCAGAATATGCAAAAATTGGTCCTCGTGCAGATTTTCGTTTAGGTTGGGATTTTGAAAATGTAGCTTGGTTAGAACAAGCAAAAAAGATAGCAAATGAAGCAGATGCTGTTATTTTAACAGTAGGTCTTTCTGGTCATATGGGAGAAAGAGAAGCTGGAGATAGAAATCATTTAAGATTATTTCCAGCTCAAGAAAACTTAATTAACGAAATTGCTAAAATTAATAAAAATACGGTAGTTACAATTATTGCAGGGGGTGCAATAGATATGAGAAATTGGTTGCCAAATGTATCTTCAGTTTTAATGGCCTGGTATCCTGGGGAACAAGGAGGTAATGGATTGGCAGATGTATTGTTTGGTAAAGTAAACCCAAGTGCTAAACTTACCATAACATTTCCTAAATCGTTAGAACAATATCCAAAAGATTTTCATTCTAGAGGAGACAGAAACGAATATAAAGAAGGGCTTTATGTAGGTTATCGTTATTTTGATAAATTTAAAAAAGAAACTTTATTTCCATTTGGTCACGGCTTAAGTTATACCAATTTTAAATATTCTAAACTAAAAGTAGGTAAAAAGAAAAGCAGCACAAAAGTTTCCGTAAATATAGAAAACACAGGTTTATTTGATGGTGCAGATGTAGTTCAACTTTATGTTAGAGATATAGAATCTTCTGTGGATAGACCTTTAAAAGAGTTAAAAGAATTTAAGAAAACATATCTTAAGAAAGGGGAGAAAAAAACAATCGAATTTAATCTTACAAAGAGTGCTTTTGCCTTTTGGGATAGCGTTTCTAAAGATTGGAAATTAGAATCTGGAGAATTTGAAATATTAATTGGTAAGTCGAGTGAAAACATCGCATTAAAGAAAGTAATCAAACTTTAA